The DNA region TCTGAAATTTTATGTTATTGGTAAATCCAAGTGAGACCTCATTTATACATATAAACTGGCCTTagcttatattaaaaaaaattaaatctatgaCTTGAATTGAATCCCTTATAAATGACAATGTCAACAACTGATAGTCCTAAATTTATACAGATTGCACAAATACAATTATTAGCTGGCTATACAGAGAAGAGTGGAATTATCAAAATTTGTTAAGAAGGGTAAAACTTATTTAAttgtgcaaataataataataatatattaattttccctTCATTTTCCACTTCTTCTCAGTCATAGGTAAAGGACTAGATGATTCAGACAGTGGAAATGAGAGCCGCAGTGGGAGTGAAGAGACCCATGTGTGTGAAAAGTGTTGTGCTGAGTTCTTTAAGTGGACTGATTTCTGTGAACATCTGAAGACCTGTACCAAGAATCCACTTGTGTTAATTATCAGTGACAATGAAGCGACTTCAGACCAAACACAGGACTACCTACCTGAGCCATCACCCATGCCCAGCTGCAGCAGTGAGCTGGCAGAAAGTGAGGATGCAGTAGAGGAAAGCCACATGCCCGCTGAAGGTGTTGAAGGAGCAGAGATGATACTGGACCCAGCTGCTGTCCTGGAGAAAGAATATGAGCCCATGGAAGTGGAACTGTCTCCTGAGAAACACATACATTCTGAAGATCAAGTTACATTGTCAGAGCCAGACATAAGCCTGCCTCAACCTGAAGATCATAAGCACTCTTCTGGGGCAGGATACACTATACCCAGCACTAATGTCACACTGGGAACACTGCATGGAACCCGTGTGGCTGTGGCTCAATTCTCTCAGAGTGCCCGGGGAGCACTTATTGGTGAAGCATCAACTATAGCCATCCCTATGATCCTTGACCAGCTCATGGCCTTGCAGCAACAACAGCTCCACCAGCTTCAATTGATAGAGCAGATTCGAAGCCAGGTGACGCTAATAAACAAACAAGCGTCCACAcagacagctgtcaatcatcaaGTAGACCGGAGCATGACTGGTGCCTTAGAAGTAACTTCATCTTCCAACATACCCACAATGCCTGGTCAGCTTAATATGCATAGCTTCATTACACCTTCTGTGCATCAGCTGCCTATCCAGGGCCCCCCCTATTTAAATGAACAGGTCTCAGCCTCATTATCTTCAGTTCTGGAGGTAGCTTGTGCCAGTGTTCCACACACTGGTGGCCAAGTGGACAGTTCTGAGATGAAAAACAATATCAAAATTAATTCCTTATATCCATCAACCAGTAATGTGGTTCCTTCTCAAATGCCACCATGCTCAGAGTCGACTGGCAGCAATAGCTGCACCACTAGTAGCACAGGAACTGGGGGTGAAATAAGTTGTGGTATTTCACTTCCAAAAAACACACTTAGTCCTCTGACACAGACTCATGGAAGATCGCTAAAATCCCCCTCCAGCATTCCTCTTGTACCTCACAGCTCATCCAGCAGTGTTATCTTCCCTAATCCTCTAGCCAGTATTGCAGCCACAACAAATGCTCTTGATCCTCTTTCCGCCCTAATGAAGCATCACAAAGGAAAGCCCCCAAATGTCTCTCTATTTGACACCAAACCCAGTTCAGAAGATCCCTTCTTCAAACACAAGTGCAGATTTTGTTCCAAAGTGTTTGGAAGTGACAGTGCCCTGCAAATTCATCTTCGTTCCCATACTGGTGAAAGGCCTTTCAAATGCAACATTTGTGGTAATCGCTTCTCCACAAAGGGTAACTTGAAGGTCCATTTTCAGAGACACAAAGAAAAGTATCCTCACATTCAAATGAACCCCTATCCAGTACCCGAGTATTTGGACAATATTCCAACTAGCTCAGGTATACCTTATGGCATGTCATTGTCCCCGGAAAAACCTGTTACCACATGGCTGGACAGCAAACCTGTTTTGTCTACAATCCCAACGTCAATAGCACTGCAACTCCCTCCAACAATACCCAGTATTATAGGAAGCTATGGGGATTCAACTAGTTTTACCCCTTTAAGTAGGTCACCTCAAAGGCCATCACCACCATCAAGTGAGTGCACATCTATATCTCCTAATCACCTCATTGGTGAGGCAAGTATTGCACACATTTCCAGTTCACCACAGCCTAGTATGGCGAGTGACACACCACCAATTCTTAAACGTGAAGCCCTTCATTTAGCACCCATCTCCACCACCAGGCCTGAAGAAACCAGCATATTGACTACTTCCATATCCCAAGTGATTCCTACAACCACAGTTACAACCACAACTAGCACCAGAACACAGATCACAGACTCAGCAAATACTCCCTCTGTTGTCTCTCATTCATCCCTTCAAACGGTTTCCAGTCAGTTTAAGTTTCCTTTTGGTGGCCTCCTGGACTCTATGCAAACATCAGAGACCTCTAAACTACAGCAGTTGGtggaaaatattgataaaaagaTGACAGACCCCAACCAATGTGTCATCTGTCATCGTGTGCTTAGTTGTCAGAGTGCTCTAAAGATGCATTATCGCATCCATACAGGAGAAAGaccctttaaatgtaaaatatgtggtcGTGCTTTCACAACCAAGGGTAATTTGAAAACACACTTTGGGGTTCACAGATCAAAGCCTCCTCTCCGGGTACAGCACTCTTGTCCCATATGCCAAAAAAAGTTTACTAATGCAGTTGTTCTGCAGCAACACATCCGCATGCATATGGGTGGACATATTCCAAACACACCCCAACCTGAGAGTTTTCTGGACATGGATAGAGATCTTTCATTTGATGAAACGAACTTAGATACCATGAGCAGTTATGACGAAGAGCTAATTGATGAGATGGACCAAGCAATAGAGGATGAAACAGGTCATAAAGGAGGGAATGTGGACTCACCCAAAAAACATTTATCCACACAGATTTCTCCAAGCACTTCACCCCCAACCTCTCCTTTATCTAGCATTGTTGGTTTGGAGAAGGAAATTAAGCTTACTGACTCAACAGTTAAAACAACCAATTCTTTCAGCCTGATGCCTCCAGAAAATGTGAGAGGAACAGATAGGAAAAATGAAGACATGTTTAAGAATGATTCATCTTCCACTGTAAGAGACTTGGAGAATCACAGTGTTGGGAGTCCAGCACAATCTGAATCATCTGGCTCTATGCAGGCTCTGTCTCCTACTTGTAGTCAGTGTGAGAGTCATCGCTCCAAGTCCCCTACCCAGTCAAATAACAGTGAGGGCGAAGCTCTACATCTTCCTTCAGGGAATGCAACAGTGAAGTCTGAACAGCCAGATACCCCTTCTCCTGTATCAGAAAACACCGGCGCATTAGATCTCACTGCTGCACAGCACACTAGGTCATTTGTCAAAGACGAGAATCCCTTCAGTCTGCTGTTCCTGGGAAAAGACAGAGGTAGTCGTATATATTTGTAAacagatgtgtatatatatatatatatatattaggggtgtaacggttc from Carassius auratus strain Wakin unplaced genomic scaffold, ASM336829v1 scaf_tig00214206, whole genome shotgun sequence includes:
- the LOC113091541 gene encoding sal-like protein 3 isoform X1 encodes the protein MSRRKQAKPQQLRSDEDPSLLELLPEHVIGKGLDDSDSGNESRSGSEETHVCEKCCAEFFKWTDFCEHLKTCTKNPLVLIISDNEATSDQTQDYLPEPSPMPSCSSELAESEDAVEESHMPAEGVEGAEMILDPAAVLEKEYEPMEVELSPEKHIHSEDQVTLSEPDISLPQPEDHKHSSGAGYTIPSTNVTLGTLHGTRVAVAQFSQSARGALIGEASTIAIPMILDQLMALQQQQLHQLQLIEQIRSQVTLINKQASTQTAVNHQVDRSMTGALEVTSSSNIPTMPGQLNMHSFITPSVHQLPIQGPPYLNEQVSASLSSVLEVACASVPHTGGQVDSSEMKNNIKINSLYPSTSNVVPSQMPPCSESTGSNSCTTSSTGTGGEISCGISLPKNTLSPLTQTHGRSLKSPSSIPLVPHSSSSSVIFPNPLASIAATTNALDPLSALMKHHKGKPPNVSLFDTKPSSEDPFFKHKCRFCSKVFGSDSALQIHLRSHTGERPFKCNICGNRFSTKGNLKVHFQRHKEKYPHIQMNPYPVPEYLDNIPTSSGIPYGMSLSPEKPVTTWLDSKPVLSTIPTSIALQLPPTIPSIIGSYGDSTSFTPLSRSPQRPSPPSSECTSISPNHLIGEASIAHISSSPQPSMASDTPPILKREALHLAPISTTRPEETSILTTSISQVIPTTTVTTTTSTRTQITDSANTPSVVSHSSLQTVSSQFKFPFGGLLDSMQTSETSKLQQLVENIDKKMTDPNQCVICHRVLSCQSALKMHYRIHTGERPFKCKICGRAFTTKGNLKTHFGVHRSKPPLRVQHSCPICQKKFTNAVVLQQHIRMHMGGHIPNTPQPESFLDMDRDLSFDETNLDTMSSYDEELIDEMDQAIEDETGHKGGNVDSPKKHLSTQISPSTSPPTSPLSSIVGLEKEIKLTDSTVKTTNSFSLMPPENVRGTDRKNEDMFKNDSSSTVRDLENHSVGSPAQSESSGSMQALSPTCSQCESHRSKSPTQSNNSEGEALHLPSGNATVKSEQPDTPSPVSENTGALDLTAAQHTRSFVKDENPFSLLFLGKDRGSISIVSSEPSTVRFENGHNKPLAMCEVPHLPVGPQILTTTSQTTKSPNLTPMLASPPPRRTPKQHNCTSCGKNFSSASALQIHERTHTGEKPFGCSICGRAFTTKGNLKVHMGTHMWNNAPARRGRRLSVDNPMALLGGDAIKFNEMFQKDLAARAINVDPGFWNQYAVAITNGLAMKNNEISVIQNGGIPSLPISISGGGIPAVGGMSGGMERSRTGSGPPLTGLEKTNLEVGTGNPFSRFREEDNEIGIN
- the LOC113091541 gene encoding sal-like protein 3 isoform X2, with protein sequence MSRRKQAKPQQLRSDEDPSLLELLPEHVIGKGLDDSDSGNESRSGSEETHVCEKCCAEFFKWTDFCEHLKTCTKNPLVLIISDNEATSDQTQDYLPEPSPMPSCSSELAESEDAVEESHMPAEGVEGAEMILDPAAVLEKEYEPMEVELSPEKHIHSEDQVTLSEPDISLPQPEDHKHSSGAGYTIPSTNVTLGTLHGTRVAVAQFSQSARGALIGEASTIAIPMILDQLMALQQQQLHQLQLIEQIRSQVTLINKQASTQTAVNHQVDRSMTGALEVTSSSNIPTMPGQLNMHSFITPSVHQLPIQGPPYLNEQVSASLSSVLEVACASVPHTGGQVDSSEMKNNIKINSLYPSTSNVVPSQMPPCSESTGSNSCTTSSTGTGGEISCGISLPKNTLSPLTQTHGRSLKSPSSIPLVPHSSSSSVIFPNPLASIAATTNALDPLSALMKHHKGKPPNVSLFDTKPSSEDPFFKHKCRFCSKVFGSDSALQIHLRSHTGERPFKCNICGNRFSTKGNLKVHFQRHKEKYPHIQMNPYPVPEYLDNIPTSSGIPYGMSLSPEKPVTTWLDSKPVLSTIPTSIALQLPPTIPSIIGSYGDSTSFTPLSRSPQRPSPPSSECTSISPNHLIGEASIAHISSSPQPSMASDTPPILKREALHLAPISTTRPEETSILTTSISQVIPTTTVTTTTSTRTQITDSANTPSVVSHSSLQTVSSQFKFPFGGLLDSMQTSETSKLQQLVENIDKKMTDPNQCVICHRVLSCQSALKMHYRIHTGERPFKCKICGRAFTTKGNLKTHFGVHRSKPPLRVQHSCPICQKKFTNAVVLQQHIRMHMGGHIPNTPQPESFLDMDRDLSFDETNLDTMSSYDEELIDEMDQAIEDETGHKGGNVDSPKKHLSTQISPSTSPPTSPLSSIVGLEKEIKLTDSTVKTTNSFSLMPPENVRGTDRKNEDMFKNDSSSTVRDLENHSVGSPAQSESSGSMQALSPTCSQCESHRSKSPTQSNNSEGEALHLPSGNATVKSEQPDTPSPVSENTGALDLTAAQHTRSFVKDENPFSLLFLGKDRGISIVSSEPSTVRFENGHNKPLAMCEVPHLPVGPQILTTTSQTTKSPNLTPMLASPPPRRTPKQHNCTSCGKNFSSASALQIHERTHTGEKPFGCSICGRAFTTKGNLKVHMGTHMWNNAPARRGRRLSVDNPMALLGGDAIKFNEMFQKDLAARAINVDPGFWNQYAVAITNGLAMKNNEISVIQNGGIPSLPISISGGGIPAVGGMSGGMERSRTGSGPPLTGLEKTNLEVGTGNPFSRFREEDNEIGIN